tgtcttctttggatcttgtgcccatttttcgattgggttgtttgtcttgtgttattgagttgtatgagttggtcacatattttggaaatgaagtgCTTGTCAGTCTcatcgtttgcaaatattttcttccactccATAAGCTatctttgcattttgtttatggtttcctttgctgtgcaaaagcttgtaaatttcattaggtcccattacTTTTGTTTCTACTGAGTATTGGCTGTTATTCTTAATCCAAGTATAAGAGGATGGTGTCTGCTCTGAGAGATAGCAGTAGTGGAAATAGAAGAATCCAGATTCAAGAACTATTAAGGGatttccctagtgatccagtggataagactgtgcttccactgcaggggcacgggtttgattccttttagggaactaagatcccacatgctgctggggcagacagaaaaaaagaagaaagaaatattacaaAGTTAGAAACTGGAGGATCAAGCAATTGTAACATGGGAGAGGAAGGAGTCAAAAAAAGGCTGCCGATCACTGTGATTCCGACCTGACAGGGAGTGGGTAACGAGTGTCATTGACTCTACTTTCCAGATAGAGATTTCAAGTAGACAGCTAAATCATTGGGTCTCAAGGGCAGAAAAAAAGGTTGGGCTAAAGAGAGGGATTTGGAGTCTTCACCATAAAATAGTCATTGAAGTCACAAAAACAGATGGTATTTCCTGGGATAGTGAATAAAAAGAGGAAGATCCAAGAGGAGCCCTGGGACACCTTCAAGGGATAGAGAGAAAGGAGACCACAGAGGGAGATAAAGAAGGAAGACCAGGGGGAAGGAGAGGTCAGCGGGGTCAGGGGCTGCCAAAGGGAAGTCAGGTCGGGAACCAGAAGGTTCCACTGGGTTTGGGGAGCAGAGTTTCAGTGGCGTGGCGGGGACAGGCTTGGGAAACGAGTGGGACATGAGGACGGGTAACAGCAAGGGTGGTTCCCTGTTCCCAAGATTTGGCtttgaaaggaagagagaaatggagTGACTGTGGAAGGGAAGAGGGCTCTGAGATGGAGAGACTGGAGCACATGCAAATGCAGATGGGGAGGAGtctggagaggcagagagagaaagagagatgaaggTGTGGGCTGGAGGAACGTCCCCTGGTGGAGAGAGGCCGCAGGCAGAGGGACCCGCCTTGAGTATGAGAGGATGGGGAGCAGACACACAGGGAGCCACTGGACTCAGGTGAGCCTGCAGAGCTTGAGAACAGACCTGGGTGTGTGACAGCTGAACTGACCAGAAGCCATATGGCAGGGACCCAAGGAGCCCCGGGCCAGGTGGAAGGGGACTAAGCGAGGGGAAGCCAAGGGAGGGCGCTGGGAGAGCGAGCGCACTCACGGGGCCCAGGCTGAGCACAGCGGAGAGGCCGGGCTGGACTGAGCTGCCTGGCCCCCTCTCTCTCCCGTGCAGTGGGACTTGGTATGCAACTCCGGCAAACTGAAGGAGCTGGCCCAGTCTATCTTCATGGCGGGCATACTGATTGGGGGGCTCGTGCTGGGAGCCCTGTCTGACAGGTGAGACGTGGGGGCCCCGCAGTGGGGGCCCAACTCATGGAGACCTCCTTACCCTCTCTCTGTACCACCCATGCACTCCCAAAGAGGCAAAGAGCTGGGGGAGGTGGGCGAGAGGGTCCCTGCTGTGTGGCCAGCCCCTTCCAGGGCCACTGCCTACCCTCTGCTCTCAAACCTCTACAAGCTGAGTCTTCCAGGCTCCCCAGAGCTGGGGCCCAGCCTCAAGGTGTCCAGACACAGTAACCACTGTGTAGCCGTgtaggtggatggatgaatggctTGGAGAAGAGTGGTCCTTTGAACCCCGTTCAGGCAACTAAGCTGGGGGTAGAGTAGATCACTCATTAACCCAAACATCTAACTGCAAACTTGTCAACAAAAATAGCAATTACCAGCAAGGCTCTGTCCCGGGAAGGAGTTACATGCCCTGCCTGGCCCTTTgggaggtggaggggtggggtccAGCCCTTTGCCCTGAGGCCTGCAGAGTCACTCTCCTTGGCTGGCTCACAGCCGCTAACATCCCTCTTCTTCTTCGAGCTGCAGGTTTGGCCGCAAGCCCATCCTGACCTGCAGCTACCTTCTGCTGGCGGCCAGCGGCTCAGGCGCAGCCTTCAGCCCCACCTTCCCCACCTACACAGTCTTCCGCTTCCTGTGTGGCTTCGGCATCTCAGGCATTACCCTGAGCACCGCCATCCTGAGTGAGCCGcagggggaaggggcagggaccAAGAATTTGGGAAGCAGCCAGCCTGAAGCTGAGAGTGGGGTCTGGGCCCAGCTCAGCCTGGGTGGCCTTGGTCAAGGCCCTGCCCCTCTCAGGACCCCAGAAGCCCACTCTGAACAAAACAAGCATAATAGCAGCAGCTTCAGTACTGAGGACTTACCCTGGCCTGGCACCTGCCAGGTACATGATTTCGTTCAGTCCACAAACACAAGTAGATAAAAACAAAGGAACTCATCTGCCGCTGGAGAGGCAGTCAAGAATGTGGgcttagggggacttccctggtggtccagtgcttaggaagCCACCTtgccaggcagaggacatgggttccatccctggtcagggaactaagatcccgcatgccttggaactactgagcctggggctctggagcccaagtgccacaactagagagcctgagCTCCTCAAggaagatcctatgtgctgccaccaagacccaacacagtcaaattaaaaaaaaaaaaaaaaaggatgtgggCTGGGAAATCAGACAAACCTACATTTGTGTCCTGCATCTTGAGCCTCAGTCACagcatctctaaaatgggggtgATGAAACTTTAGGGTCAGGTCAGATCAAGCAGCCAGGAGGGGACAGGAACTGATACCCCTTCTCTGGAGGTGCCCAGGACCCACTAGGGTTTTAACCGGGTCCTTGGGTTCCTCCTGCAGATGTCGAGTGGGTGTCCACCCGAATGCGGGCCATCAAGTCGATTGCAGTCGGTTACTTCTACACCATTGGCCAGTTCATTCTGCCCGGCCTGGCCTATGTCATTCCCCAGTGGCGCTGGCTCCAGCTATCCGTGTCCATTCCCTTCTTCGCCTTCTTCCTATTGTCCTGGTACGTGGCCCCTCTTCTTCAGCCCCCTCCTTGGGCCCGCAGGGATCAAATAGGAGGAACCCATGCCTGACCGGCCTGGCTGATTCTGTCTGTCTTAAGACACCCTGAGACGGTCAGAAAGGGGGTTTCTGGGAAGCAGAACTGCACACAGAGGTGTGTCTCTGGAGGGAGGGCCCGGGGAGGACCCAGGGCCGTAGAAAACGAGGGTAAGTTGCTGTGATTGGTGGGGGGGCAGGCCAGAAAGCAGAGAGGCCTCAGCTTCACATGGAGGAACAGAGAACACCTCTGAAGATGCCTGGGGTGCTGAAAGGCCTGACCAAACTTCTGTTTGTGACACAGTCACACAGAAGGACAGACCCAAGCAGATGGGGATGAGATACAGGGGGAGGTGACTGCgtgggaaggaggagcctggggcaTTTTGAAGGAAAAGATCTGAGAGTTCAGGGACTCCTGGATTTGAGgtataaaagaaaggaaaggaggaacttacctggtggtccagtggttaagagtctgtgcttccactgcagggggcacgggttccatctctggtcggggaagttccacatgctgaacagtgtggcaaaaaaaggaaaagaaagctccAACTTGAGAACCTGGGAGAATCAAGGAGTCTGATTCAGTGATGAAGACAGGAAACCAAATTGTAGGTAGTAGTTGATAGCAGGACCCAAAGAATAGGAAATAATGAACAAGCTCAGGAGCAGAAGTGAAGTCTTGGAGGACCCTTTATCCAGCACTTACTATATGTGAGGCCCTGTTCTGGGCATCAATCCACATCATCCCGACCCTTACAGCCTCTGTGTGTGAAGGGTGCATtagtattcccattttacagataagtcaACAGAGGTTCAATGAGGTGAAGCAATCTCTGAAGGTTGCACAAAAAGACAGAGGACTGGAATGGGGCCTccatctgaaaatgaaaataagctCCCAGGCAGATGGGCAATCTTGCAGTGAGAGATACGGTCAGAGGGTCCAGGGTGGAGCTGGGCATATCCACAGCCTAGGATGGGAGCTGAGAGTCAGGAGGCAAAATAAGGGTCAGCAGGCCCCTTCGTTGTGTGACTTGAGACAAGCTTCACCCATTCTAAGCCTCAAGATTTTCCTAGGCAAAGTGGAGATACTAATGCCTCTCACCCAGAGCCTGGCCCATAGAAAGGTTCACTAATTGTCATTATTTTCCGGAAGAGGAGGATGGAATCTAGACCCTGGCTATGGGGTTTGGGAGGAAGTCATGGATCATGCTGGCAGGCGCAGGCTGAGAAGACTATCAGAAACAAGACCACAAGACCAGAAAGGCAGGTAGCAATGGGCCCAGTAGGCTGCCACTACCATCTGGACCAAAGGTCTGAAGCCAGGTGACCAGTGTCCACTCCCCAGAGGGTCTCACTGGAGCCAGGTCCTTGGTGCCTGTGGGGTCACAGCTAGAGCAGACCCCACCTGGGATCAGACTTTTCCAAGCATCCCTCCTGTCTCCCCACACCTCTGCCTCCTGCATTTCTCTTCATCTTAGTGACCCTCAGGGATTGCTCAGAGTGAACCCACCCCAAAAGGacagcccaggggtgggggagagtgaGGCTGGCCACACACTTGCCAACTCCAAGCTCCCCTGCTGCCCTTGcaaacccccccaccccagcccctgccgcACCCAGCAGAGTTGGAGAATCAAAGAGTGCTTGGACCTACTCCCTAGACTACAACCCTGAACTTAGCACTTAGCACCTTTCCTAAGATGCCCTGGGGCTGCAGCCCTGCCCCACCTTCTCCTAGGACTTGGAATTTGGCCCAAGGAAGGCTGGGTGGGTGAATGTGCAAGACCCTCCAGCCGTCCAGTCTCGAAAGTGCCGTCCCTTCCCCAGGCCCCACCTGCCTTGGCCTAGGATTCAAGGGTCCTAGCTCAGAAAGACACCCAAGGACAACAAACAGCCCAGGTTgcaagggggcgggggggggagtgCAGGGGAAAGGCTCTTctggaaagggaagaagagatcTCTGGAACTTGTGTTGGCTGCAGGCAGCCCAGGTACAAAGCTTGGTCAAGTTTAAATTCCATGAAATCTGTAGTAAGGCAGCTTGGGTTTCTGGGCCTCCTTGCCCTTGACTCTGGCGCATGATCTCTTTCCAGCCTCTCAAAAGAACTTCTGGCGTTGGGAAGTTGGGGGCAGGGAGACACTGTGACTTGCTTCTGACCCTCAGGTGGCAACCAGAGTCCATCCGCTGGATGGTcctgtctggaagatcccccaaGGCCCTGAAGACACTCCGGCAGGTGGCAGCCTTCAacaggaagaaggaggaaggaaagaaactcaGCCTGGAGGTAGAGGCTGAGGGATTATGGTCTGGGGCAGGAAGCCAGGCTCTGCTATTGAGCTATCCTCTTTCTCTTGCCTCCATTTCCTCTGCCCACAAAGCTACCTCTGATGAGCTAAGCAAGCTTCTTTAAAGCCACCAGGCCTGCACtgccttctcttcttcctgctgCCCACCAGCTGGTCACTAATGgcacccctccccttcctctgccccaaggagatcaaactcaACACGCAGAAGGAAGTGGCCTTGGCCAAGGCCAAGCGCAGCGTAGCTGACCTGTTCCGGACACCCATCCTGCGCCGAATGACCTTCTGTCTTTCCCTGGCCTGGTAACCCACCACCCCCTCCTGCCCACACCCCAGCACCCCTGCCGAGCAGGTGTCATGAACAAGGCCTCTGACAGGCTGACCTACAGACAAGGCCTGAGTACCTGCAAGAAGAGTAGAGGTATTCCCTCCTCGGAgctgccccagcccagcctcaACCCCAGAGATCTCTCGCATCCCTGCCCCACAGACAAGTCCAGCCATCAGGGTCTGCTTTCCCCTGGGGTCACACCCACCTCACCCACAAGGCAGCTAGCTGCTCCACACCCCTTCACCGGCTCATACCTCACAATGTGATCTGCGCCTCTCTATTCTTGCCTCCCACCCCAACTGGTCCAGCACTGCTCTCTGGGACCCCACAGAACAAGGCGGGTGCTCAGAGTTGCAAGATTTAACAACAGAAATCATGTTTCTCCTGAATCTTCTCTTTTGCCCGCCATCCCACCACTCCTTCAAAGCCCTTTCTGCAGCCTGGTTCTGAGTTCCTTCTCCATCCTGGCCATCACCACGTGGAAAGCATTTACTGTGTCCAGGAATGCTTGCCCTCAAAGAGGACTCCCACAACTCTGAGAGGCAGAAAGGAGGCATCTCACTCAAGAGCACAGCCCTGGGGACGTTCTCCTCCCCCATTCTGAGTGCTAGACCATTACCCAACCGAAACAGATCATTTGCTGCCTCCAGGATCAATATCCTCTGGAGTCAATTGTATAGCACTCCTCACCCTAATTTAGCCCACGCCCATGTCAGACATAACCAATCAATCCCAGCACGCTCTCACTGAGCCCAGACCGGATCTCAAAGGCCGCAAAACGGCACTGAAGCAGACCCTATCAATCCATTGCAGCTGCGGCAAGAAATGAAACTCTTCATCATCCTGTTGACCAAATGAGCAATGTGGGGGGAGAGGCCCCCAGCTGGCTGTGGGTCCTAACCGATCACTCTCTGCCCCTCAGGTTTTCCACTGGTTTTGCCTACTACAGTTTGGCTATGGGCGTGGAGGAATTTGGAGTTAACCTCTACATCCTCCAGCTCATCTTTGGCGGGGTCGACGTCCCAGCCAAGTTCATCACTATGCTGGCCATAAGCTATCTGGGCCGGCACACCACCGAGGCTGCTCTTCTGCTCCTAGCAGGAGGGTGTGTCCTGTCTCTCATCTTTGTGCCTGCAGGTGAGAAGCTGGCACTACCCCCAGAACCCTCTGAGAGAGGATGACCTATGTCTGTGGGCTTTGCAGGCTGGGAGTAAGGTTCCAGGGACTCCAGTTCTGCGGGATCTGCCTC
Above is a genomic segment from Cervus elaphus chromosome 2, mCerEla1.1, whole genome shotgun sequence containing:
- the SLC22A8 gene encoding solute carrier family 22 member 8 isoform X2 — protein: MGSRHTGSHWTQWDLVCNSGKLKELAQSIFMAGILIGGLVLGALSDRFGRKPILTCSYLLLAASGSGAAFSPTFPTYTVFRFLCGFGISGITLSTAILNVEWVSTRMRAIKSIAVGYFYTIGQFILPGLAYVIPQWRWLQLSVSIPFFAFFLLSWWQPESIRWMVLSGRSPKALKTLRQVAAFNRKKEEGKKLSLEEIKLNTQKEVALAKAKRSVADLFRTPILRRMTFCLSLAWFSTGFAYYSLAMGVEEFGVNLYILQLIFGGVDVPAKFITMLAISYLGRHTTEAALLLLAGGCVLSLIFVPADLMTLRTVLAVFGKGCLSGSFSCLFLFTSELYPTVTRQTGMGISNMWARVGSMTAPLVKITGELKPFIPNVIFGSIALLGGSAALFLPETLNRPLPETIEDVENWSQRAKKSKQEPEAEKASQRIPLQPHDPGLGPS
- the SLC22A8 gene encoding solute carrier family 22 member 8 isoform X1 — translated: MTFAELVDRVASNGPFQFLHTVLLGLPILGMANHNLLQIFTAATPTHHCRPPPNASMEPWVLPMGRNGKPETCLRFAYPSNASLPNDTQGATEPCLDGWTYDVSSRDSIVAEWDLVCNSGKLKELAQSIFMAGILIGGLVLGALSDRFGRKPILTCSYLLLAASGSGAAFSPTFPTYTVFRFLCGFGISGITLSTAILNVEWVSTRMRAIKSIAVGYFYTIGQFILPGLAYVIPQWRWLQLSVSIPFFAFFLLSWWQPESIRWMVLSGRSPKALKTLRQVAAFNRKKEEGKKLSLEEIKLNTQKEVALAKAKRSVADLFRTPILRRMTFCLSLAWFSTGFAYYSLAMGVEEFGVNLYILQLIFGGVDVPAKFITMLAISYLGRHTTEAALLLLAGGCVLSLIFVPADLMTLRTVLAVFGKGCLSGSFSCLFLFTSELYPTVTRQTGMGISNMWARVGSMTAPLVKITGELKPFIPNVIFGSIALLGGSAALFLPETLNRPLPETIEDVENWSQRAKKSKQEPEAEKASQRIPLQPHDPGLGPS